Proteins from a genomic interval of Chitinophagales bacterium:
- a CDS encoding glycosyltransferase family 2 protein — protein sequence MVITFNEAVNIARCLDSVQHIADEILVVDSYSTDDTVAIAVSKGARILEHPFEGYIEQRGFAVEQAKYDCILALDADECVSKELEESILTAKRDWQYDCYTVNRLNGIGGQWIRYGAWYPDPKMRFFDRRKAVCTGTTPHDRIEPIEGASLGKLKGDLLHYSDDNIEDRIKSVNSLTSASAKYLFEQGKRTNWLIIFFKPFIKFLTIYWLRRGFLDGFYGFVIAKSLADYTYLQQIKLMELQRKERQEK from the coding sequence GTGGTGATTACCTTCAATGAGGCTGTCAATATTGCTCGGTGCTTGGATTCGGTGCAGCATATTGCAGATGAAATCTTGGTGGTGGATTCATATTCTACCGATGATACAGTGGCGATTGCAGTATCTAAAGGCGCACGTATTTTGGAGCATCCCTTTGAAGGCTATATTGAGCAGAGAGGCTTTGCAGTTGAGCAGGCAAAATACGATTGTATCTTGGCTTTGGATGCGGATGAATGTGTGTCTAAAGAATTGGAAGAAAGTATATTGACTGCAAAAAGAGATTGGCAATATGACTGCTATACGGTAAACCGTTTGAATGGTATTGGAGGGCAGTGGATTCGATATGGTGCATGGTATCCCGACCCCAAAATGCGCTTTTTTGACCGCCGAAAAGCCGTGTGTACTGGCACAACTCCTCACGACCGCATTGAACCTATTGAAGGAGCGAGTTTGGGAAAATTGAAGGGAGATTTGTTGCACTATTCCGATGACAATATTGAAGATAGAATCAAGTCGGTCAATAGTTTAACATCTGCTTCAGCAAAGTATTTGTTTGAGCAAGGCAAAAGAACCAATTGGCTGATTATTTTCTTCAAACCCTTTATTAAGTTCCTCACCATTTATTGGTTGAGGCGAGGTTTTTTGGATGGCTTTTATGGTTTTGTGATTGCAAAATCATTGGCGGATTATACTTATTTGCAGCAAATTAAGTTGATGGAATTGCAGAGAAAAGAAAGACAAGAAAAATAG
- the lptB gene encoding LPS export ABC transporter ATP-binding protein gives MLLRSENLVKKYGKRTVVNKVSVQVQQGEIVGLLGPNGAGKTTNFYMIVGLIKPDSGRIFLDKQEITNLPMYRRARLGIGYLPQEASVFRSLSVSDNIAAVLEMTTLTKKEQAIKLATLLDEFSLEHVKDSPGNVLSGGERRRTEIARALSVDPKFILLDEPFAGVDPIAVEDIQKIVAQLKFKGIGVIITDHNVHETLAITERVYILSEGNMFFAGTPQEAADDPVVRSKYLSENYVHRPSKIF, from the coding sequence ATGCTACTCCGTTCAGAAAATTTGGTCAAAAAATACGGCAAACGAACTGTTGTCAATAAAGTATCCGTACAAGTACAACAAGGCGAAATTGTGGGTTTATTGGGACCTAATGGTGCTGGCAAAACCACCAATTTTTACATGATTGTAGGCTTGATAAAACCCGATAGTGGGCGTATTTTTTTGGACAAACAAGAGATTACCAATCTTCCGATGTATAGACGAGCCAGATTGGGCATTGGATATTTGCCGCAAGAAGCCTCCGTTTTTCGCAGCCTTTCGGTGTCGGACAACATTGCCGCAGTGCTGGAAATGACGACGCTGACCAAAAAAGAGCAGGCAATAAAATTGGCTACGCTCTTGGACGAATTTAGCTTGGAGCATGTGAAAGACAGCCCAGGTAATGTATTGAGTGGTGGAGAACGACGGCGAACAGAGATTGCAAGGGCATTGTCTGTTGATCCCAAATTTATTCTATTGGACGAACCTTTTGCAGGAGTTGACCCGATTGCAGTAGAAGACATCCAAAAAATTGTTGCCCAACTAAAATTCAAAGGTATTGGAGTTATCATTACCGACCACAACGTACATGAAACCTTAGCTATTACCGAGAGAGTGTATATTTTAAGTGAAGGAAATATGTTTTTTGCAGGAACGCCTCAAGAAGCTGCTGACGACCCTGTTGTGCGGTCTAAATATTTGAGCGAAAATTATGTCCATAGACCAAGTAAGATATTCTAA
- a CDS encoding DUF1801 domain-containing protein, translated as MLKPIEEFYANLEEPTKSCFLALKSIILDLDVNITAAWKYRMPFFCYKQKMFCYLWTDKKTGEPYIGIVEGNRIEHRLLEQGNRSRMKILRVNPREDLEVELIEEILGQALELYKDGTVKV; from the coding sequence ATGCTTAAACCCATAGAAGAATTTTACGCCAATTTAGAAGAACCCACAAAAAGTTGCTTTTTGGCATTGAAGTCCATTATTTTAGATTTGGATGTAAATATTACCGCTGCATGGAAGTATCGAATGCCGTTTTTTTGCTACAAACAAAAGATGTTTTGCTATTTGTGGACAGACAAAAAAACGGGTGAACCTTACATCGGAATTGTGGAGGGAAATCGAATTGAACATCGACTTTTGGAGCAGGGGAATCGGTCGAGAATGAAGATTTTGAGGGTGAATCCGAGAGAGGATTTGGAAGTGGAATTGATTGAAGAGATACTGGGACAGGCTTTGGAATTGTATAAGGATGGGACGGTTAAGGTTTAG
- a CDS encoding T9SS type A sorting domain-containing protein gives MKKIFSLFVLLFIFSSFVYAQEQNKRYILLEEFSNTYCPPCIFRHPTFHDNILLEYEDIDAYHIVYHVSTPIPDDIFYQANKEEAEERANYYQIQGTPTLHLLGKFSPSGPAPDYDILPNATLQQYTGSISPLKIEVLETIEANHQRSVNIEVQTVNQIIPSSHFRLRVVVVEKTVEYEPPFEGMETKLYNVFRQTLGGWEGIPFTPAKVGESVSYNYTYSLQEDWNKQQIYIIAFIQDDNNQSILNAGSSWQGETVAIEENSLNTLVQFYPNPSKDFVYIKTEKELQSVQIFDIEGKLLQKTFFDSSNPSIDLRALPKGIYYVSLQSEDKNRVEKIVKW, from the coding sequence ATGAAAAAAATATTTTCACTTTTCGTCTTACTATTCATTTTTAGCAGTTTTGTTTATGCTCAAGAGCAAAACAAGCGGTATATACTACTCGAAGAATTCTCCAATACGTATTGTCCTCCCTGTATTTTTCGACATCCTACTTTTCACGACAACATATTATTGGAATACGAAGACATTGACGCATATCACATCGTTTATCACGTCAGTACTCCTATTCCTGACGATATTTTTTACCAAGCCAATAAAGAAGAAGCAGAAGAACGAGCCAACTATTATCAAATACAAGGAACACCGACCCTGCATCTTCTCGGCAAGTTTTCACCATCTGGCCCTGCTCCAGATTATGACATCCTTCCCAATGCTACCCTTCAACAATATACAGGTAGTATCAGCCCATTGAAGATAGAAGTGCTAGAAACAATCGAAGCGAATCACCAAAGAAGCGTTAATATTGAAGTACAGACAGTAAACCAGATTATTCCAAGTAGTCATTTTCGCCTGAGAGTCGTAGTCGTTGAAAAAACAGTTGAATACGAACCTCCCTTTGAAGGGATGGAAACCAAACTCTACAATGTTTTTAGGCAAACATTAGGTGGCTGGGAAGGTATTCCTTTCACCCCTGCAAAAGTCGGAGAATCGGTTAGTTATAACTACACTTATTCACTTCAAGAGGATTGGAACAAGCAACAAATATACATCATCGCTTTTATACAAGATGACAACAATCAAAGCATCCTCAATGCTGGCTCAAGTTGGCAAGGTGAAACGGTGGCCATTGAAGAAAATTCACTCAATACATTGGTTCAGTTTTATCCCAACCCAAGTAAGGATTTTGTATATATAAAAACAGAAAAAGAACTGCAATCTGTACAAATATTTGACATTGAAGGGAAATTACTGCAAAAAACTTTTTTTGATTCCTCCAATCCTTCAATTGACTTAAGAGCCTTGCCCAAAGGTATTTATTATGTCTCCCTGCAATCAGAAGACAAAAATAGGGTAGAGAAAATAGTCAAATGGTAA
- a CDS encoding ThuA domain-containing protein, with amino-acid sequence MTKRLLSIFSLMSCCLFFSNCSYNHPSDVFKPENKILVFSKTAGFRHASIEVGVAALQKLGADNNIVVVATENADYFTEDSLRQFAAVVFLNTTGDVLDFKQQADFERYIQAGGGYMGIHSASDTEYNWEWYGKMVGAYFDSHPKIQDANLVVTDPNHASCKHLPNPWKLTHEWYNFKNISEDINVIMKIDESSYEGGKNGDNHPMAWWHEYDGGRAFYTALGHTMEGFSDENLLKHCWEGILYAMGKDRKLDYRKAKSHRLPDEARFAKVVLDDFLEEPMELDILPDGKIIFTERKGNVKLYDPALQDSKIINHLDVHTEQEDGLQGIALDPNFSENHWLYLYYSPKGEEPVNLLSRFEFVDGKIDLESEIVLLEVKVQRDECCHVGGSVEFDTHGNLFLSTGDNTNPFESNGFSPSDGRPGRAPFDARGSSANSQDLRGKILRITPQADGTYTIPDGNLFPKDGSKGRPEIYVMGCRNPFRISIDSRTDYLYWGEVGPDAGEDGENRGPRGHDEINQARKAGFFGWPLFVGDNKAYYRYDFATKTSGEKNDAENPLNDSPNNTGIQNLPPAQKAFIWYPYAKSKEFPLVGKGGRNAMAGPVYHAENYTGEYKIPDYYDGKLFAYDWMRGWINPVTMNAEGDYKGMETFMPNTEFNNIMDMLIAKDGRIYLLEYGSLWFSKNEDARLVRIDYHRGNIPPKAVIEVDKKTGGVPLTVQFSSAKSKDADGDELTFAWKFDSESQFQSFEANPQFTFQKAGVYRPLLKVTDSKGNTALARTEIKVGNDSPSLEWQIAGNRTFYWDNRPIQYQIKIEDAEDEVIDGKRLVVNFDFLKEGTDKTEIAKGHQKASGAVLAQQLIEANNCLSCHNVEKQSVGPSYKMVGKRYKDMKGRQMYLSEKIIKGGNGAWGEQVMSANPALSLDEALTIADYILGLANQEGEKAPTPLQGTYTAKKHLEKGENGTYYFNASYTDVAVDGIACNTVFETLMLRHPKIQAESYDSTNIALPNRDPWKSYQSVQRLRNGAFICFKDIDLTDVKELKLNLMVDKNDVDGGRVELHLGSADGPLLGNVVVNVKEGTELETLAMPIEVPADTSMGDLFFVFRNEGSQRDITRLDWVEFEL; translated from the coding sequence ATGACCAAACGACTACTTTCCATTTTTTCCCTTATGTCTTGCTGCCTATTTTTCTCCAATTGCAGCTATAACCATCCTTCAGACGTTTTCAAACCAGAAAATAAAATCCTCGTTTTTTCCAAAACAGCAGGATTTCGCCATGCTTCGATTGAAGTAGGAGTAGCTGCCCTTCAAAAATTGGGCGCAGACAATAATATTGTAGTAGTAGCAACTGAAAATGCCGATTATTTCACAGAAGATAGTTTGCGGCAATTCGCAGCAGTGGTGTTTTTGAATACAACAGGAGATGTATTGGACTTCAAACAACAAGCTGACTTTGAACGCTACATACAGGCGGGCGGTGGTTATATGGGCATACATTCTGCAAGCGATACCGAATACAATTGGGAATGGTATGGCAAAATGGTAGGAGCTTATTTCGATAGCCATCCAAAAATACAAGATGCTAATTTGGTCGTAACAGACCCCAATCACGCTTCCTGCAAACACTTGCCGAATCCGTGGAAATTGACCCACGAATGGTACAACTTCAAAAATATCAGTGAAGATATCAATGTAATCATGAAGATTGATGAATCTTCTTATGAAGGCGGGAAGAATGGCGACAATCACCCGATGGCTTGGTGGCACGAGTATGATGGCGGGCGGGCTTTTTATACCGCATTGGGGCATACAATGGAAGGCTTTAGTGATGAAAACTTGTTGAAACACTGCTGGGAAGGCATTTTGTATGCGATGGGCAAGGATCGAAAACTGGATTACCGCAAAGCGAAATCACACCGACTGCCCGATGAAGCACGTTTTGCGAAAGTGGTTTTAGATGATTTTTTGGAAGAACCAATGGAACTTGATATCCTGCCCGATGGCAAAATTATTTTTACAGAGCGCAAAGGAAATGTCAAACTCTATGATCCTGCTTTGCAAGACAGCAAAATAATCAACCACCTTGATGTTCACACCGAACAAGAAGACGGTTTGCAAGGCATTGCACTCGACCCCAATTTCAGCGAAAATCATTGGCTCTACCTATATTATTCGCCGAAAGGAGAGGAGCCAGTCAATTTATTGTCTCGCTTTGAGTTTGTGGATGGCAAAATAGACTTGGAGTCGGAAATAGTGCTATTAGAAGTGAAAGTACAGCGTGACGAATGTTGTCACGTAGGAGGTTCTGTAGAGTTTGACACCCACGGCAATTTGTTTTTATCGACAGGCGACAATACCAATCCTTTTGAGTCAAACGGATTTAGCCCTTCGGATGGTCGTCCTGGACGTGCGCCTTTTGACGCAAGGGGTTCGAGTGCGAACAGCCAAGATTTGCGGGGCAAAATTCTGAGAATTACCCCACAAGCAGACGGCACCTACACCATTCCAGACGGTAATTTGTTTCCGAAGGATGGCTCAAAAGGTCGCCCCGAAATTTATGTGATGGGTTGCCGCAATCCTTTCCGCATTTCGATTGACAGCCGCACCGATTATTTGTATTGGGGAGAAGTAGGACCTGATGCGGGTGAAGATGGCGAAAACCGAGGCCCAAGAGGACACGATGAGATAAATCAGGCACGAAAAGCGGGCTTTTTTGGTTGGCCTTTGTTTGTGGGTGATAACAAGGCGTATTACCGCTATGATTTTGCGACCAAAACTTCGGGTGAAAAAAATGACGCCGAAAATCCTCTCAACGATTCCCCCAACAACACAGGCATTCAAAACTTACCGCCTGCCCAAAAAGCTTTTATTTGGTATCCCTATGCCAAATCCAAAGAATTTCCACTGGTCGGCAAGGGAGGCAGAAATGCAATGGCAGGTCCTGTTTATCATGCAGAGAACTACACAGGGGAGTACAAAATTCCCGATTATTATGATGGCAAATTGTTTGCCTACGATTGGATGCGGGGTTGGATCAATCCTGTGACTATGAATGCAGAAGGGGACTATAAAGGTATGGAAACCTTCATGCCCAACACTGAATTCAACAATATCATGGACATGCTGATTGCCAAAGATGGGCGTATTTATCTGTTAGAATATGGTTCGCTTTGGTTCTCCAAAAACGAAGATGCCCGTCTGGTTCGTATTGACTACCATCGAGGAAATATTCCTCCAAAGGCGGTCATTGAAGTAGATAAAAAGACAGGTGGTGTACCTTTGACTGTTCAGTTTTCATCTGCAAAAAGCAAGGATGCAGATGGAGATGAATTGACTTTTGCGTGGAAATTCGACTCCGAATCTCAGTTTCAATCCTTTGAAGCGAATCCTCAATTCACCTTCCAAAAAGCGGGTGTTTACAGGCCTCTTCTAAAAGTGACTGACTCTAAAGGCAATACGGCTCTTGCGAGAACGGAAATCAAGGTTGGCAATGATAGTCCAAGTCTTGAATGGCAGATTGCAGGCAACCGTACGTTTTATTGGGACAACCGCCCGATTCAATACCAAATCAAGATTGAAGATGCGGAGGATGAGGTGATTGATGGCAAACGTTTGGTGGTGAACTTTGATTTTTTGAAGGAGGGAACGGACAAAACGGAAATTGCGAAAGGACACCAAAAGGCTTCGGGAGCTGTATTGGCGCAGCAATTGATTGAGGCAAATAACTGCCTATCATGCCATAATGTAGAGAAGCAGTCCGTGGGACCGAGCTACAAAATGGTGGGGAAACGCTACAAGGATATGAAAGGAAGACAAATGTACCTTTCCGAAAAAATTATCAAAGGTGGCAATGGTGCTTGGGGTGAACAGGTGATGTCTGCAAATCCTGCTTTGAGTTTAGACGAGGCTTTGACGATTGCAGATTATATCTTGGGTTTGGCCAATCAGGAAGGTGAAAAAGCACCGACTCCCCTGCAAGGTACTTATACGGCAAAGAAACATTTGGAAAAGGGCGAAAATGGTACTTATTACTTCAATGCGTCTTACACAGATGTAGCAGTCGACGGAATCGCTTGCAATACGGTTTTTGAAACACTCATGCTGCGCCATCCAAAGATACAAGCAGAAAGTTATGATAGTACCAATATTGCCCTACCAAATCGTGATCCTTGGAAGTCGTATCAATCGGTTCAACGTTTGCGAAATGGTGCTTTTATCTGCTTCAAAGACATTGACTTGACAGATGTGAAGGAATTGAAACTGAATTTGATGGTGGACAAAAATGATGTGGATGGCGGTCGTGTAGAACTACATTTGGGGAGTGCAGATGGGCCTCTACTGGGCAATGTGGTGGTGAATGTAAAGGAAGGTACAGAACTGGAGACTTTGGCGATGCCAATTGAGGTGCCTGCTGATACTTCAATGGGGGATTTGTTTTTTGTGTTTCGCAATGAAGGAAGTCAACGAGATATAACGAGATTGGATTGGGTGGAGTTTGAGCTTTAA
- the fahA gene encoding fumarylacetoacetase — MTQNKQSWIEVAPNSDFSIHNLPYGIFEVKGRGPRAGVAIGDSILDLYAVARLGLLDDLNIPSSVFQQSVLNDFIALGKAYWTSLRARLTELLSADNQELRPHTDSVLVDRHSAKMHLPVNVGDYTDFYSSKEHATNVGIMFRGADNALMPNWKHLPVGYHGRASSIIVSGTPVRRPKGQTKAADAETPTFGPSRLLDFELETAFIVGKNTALGESIPIAEAEDAIFGVVLFNDWSARDIQGWEYVPLGPFLGKSFASSISPWIVTIEALAPFRIENYPQDLPVLPYLQSPANKRFDVNLEVAIKPKNSEEKVVCRSNFKYMYWNMPQQLAHHTVNGCNMKVGDMCGSGTISGTTPDSFGSMLELTWRGANPMEMPDGSTRKFINDYDTVIMRGFAEKDGVRVGFGEVSGEVLPAV; from the coding sequence ATGACTCAAAATAAACAATCTTGGATAGAAGTAGCTCCCAATTCTGATTTTTCAATACACAATCTTCCTTACGGAATTTTTGAAGTAAAAGGGCGAGGACCAAGAGCAGGTGTAGCGATTGGAGATTCCATTTTGGACTTATATGCAGTAGCTCGTTTGGGTTTGTTGGATGATTTGAACATTCCTTCCTCTGTTTTTCAGCAATCAGTTTTGAATGATTTCATTGCATTGGGGAAAGCCTATTGGACGAGTTTGCGGGCAAGATTGACCGAACTTTTATCGGCTGACAATCAAGAATTGAGGCCTCATACAGATAGCGTTTTGGTGGATAGACATTCGGCTAAAATGCATCTGCCTGTGAATGTGGGTGATTATACTGATTTTTATTCGAGCAAAGAACACGCTACTAATGTGGGAATCATGTTTCGTGGTGCTGACAATGCGCTCATGCCCAACTGGAAACACCTACCTGTGGGCTATCATGGTCGGGCTTCTTCCATCATTGTGTCTGGAACACCTGTTCGCCGCCCCAAAGGTCAAACAAAAGCAGCAGATGCAGAGACTCCGACTTTTGGCCCTTCTCGTTTATTGGATTTTGAACTGGAAACGGCGTTTATTGTCGGAAAAAATACAGCTTTGGGTGAGTCTATTCCAATTGCAGAAGCAGAGGATGCCATTTTTGGGGTAGTTTTGTTCAATGATTGGTCGGCTCGGGATATTCAAGGTTGGGAATATGTGCCATTGGGTCCTTTTTTGGGCAAAAGTTTTGCATCTTCTATCTCACCGTGGATTGTGACTATTGAAGCACTTGCTCCTTTTAGAATTGAAAATTATCCACAAGACCTGCCTGTTTTACCTTACCTTCAATCACCTGCCAACAAGCGATTTGATGTGAATCTGGAAGTGGCTATCAAACCCAAAAACAGCGAGGAAAAGGTGGTTTGTCGTTCCAATTTCAAATACATGTACTGGAATATGCCGCAGCAATTGGCACATCATACGGTCAATGGCTGCAATATGAAAGTGGGTGATATGTGTGGTAGTGGAACGATTAGTGGCACAACGCCTGATAGCTTTGGTTCGATGCTCGAACTGACTTGGAGAGGTGCAAACCCAATGGAAATGCCCGATGGATCTACCCGTAAATTTATCAATGATTACGATACAGTCATTATGCGGGGTTTTGCAGAAAAGGACGGGGTTCGGGTTGGTTTTGGAGAAGTGAGTGGAGAGGTGTTACCTGCTGTTTAG